A region from the Peromyscus maniculatus bairdii isolate BWxNUB_F1_BW_parent chromosome 5, HU_Pman_BW_mat_3.1, whole genome shotgun sequence genome encodes:
- the Cpne7 gene encoding copine-7 isoform X1 produces MSGDSERAVAPGVVPAPCASKVELRLSCRHLLDRDPLTKSDPSVVLLQQAQGQWLQVDRTEVVKSSLHPVFSKVFTVDYYFEEVQKLRFEVYDTHGPSGLSCQDDDFLGGMECTLGQIVAQKKMTRPLLLRFGRNAGKSTITVIAEDISGNNGYVELSFQARKLDDKDLFSKSDPFLELYRVNDDGSEQLVYRTEVVKNNLNPVWESFKLSLNSLCSCEETRPLKCLVWDYDSRGKHDFIGEFTTTFTEMQKAFEEEQAQWDCVNAKYKQKKRNYKNSGVVVLTDLKLHRVHSFLDYIMGGCQIHCTVAIDFTASNGDPRNSCSLHHINPYQPNEYLRALVAVGEVCQDYDSDKRFSALGFGARIPPKYEVSHDFAINFNPEDDECEGIQGVVEAYQNCLPKVQLYGPTNVAPIISKVARMAAAEERTGEASQYYILLILTDGVVTDMSDTREAIVRASHLPMSVIIVGVGNADFTDMQILDGDDGVLRSPRGEPALRDIVQFVPFRELKNASPAALAKCVLAEVPKQVVEYYSHKELPPRSLGAQPGGAGPSSAP; encoded by the exons ATGAGCGGGGACTCGGAGCGAGCGGTGGCCCCGGGGGTGGTGCCTGCACCCTGCGCCTCGAAGGTGGAGCTGCGGCTGAGCTGTCGGCACCTGCTGGACCGGGACCCGCTGACCAAGTCCGATCCCAGCGTGGTGCTGctgcagcaggcacagggccagTGGCTACAG GTGGACAGAACCGAGGTGGTAAAGAGCAGCCTGCACCCCGTGTTCTCCAAGGTCTTCACTGTCGACTATTACTTCGAGGAGGTGCAGAAGCTACGGTTTGAGGTGTATGACACCCACGGGCCTAGTGGGCTGAGTTGCCAGGATGACGACTTCCTAGGGGGCATGGAGTGTACCTTGGGGCAA ATTGTGGCCCAGAAGAAAATGACGCGCCCGTTGCTGTTGAGATTCGGCAGAAACGCTGGCAAATCCACCATCACG GTGATAGCCGAGGACATCTCTGGGAACAACGGCTATGTGGAGCTCTCCTTCCAAGCCCGGAAGCTGGACGACAAG GACCTCTTCAGCAAGTCGGACCCCTTCCTAGAGTTGTATCGGGTCAACGATGACGGGAGTGAGCAGCTGGTGTACAGGACAGAG GTAGTGAAGAATAACCTGAACCCAGTGTGGGAATCCTTCAAGTTGTCACTGAATTCCCTCTGCAGCTGCGAGGAGACAAGGCCTCTGAAG TGCCTGGTCTGGGACTATGACTCTAGAGGGAAGCATGACTTCATCGGCGAGTTCACCACCACCTTCACAGAGATGCAGAAGGCCTTCGAGGAGGAGCAG gCCCAGTGGGACTGTGTGAATGCCAAGTACAAACAGAAGAAGCGCAATTACAAGAATTCTGGGGTGGTGGTCCTGACAGACCTGAAG CTCCACAGGGTCCACTCCTTCCTGGATTACATCATGGGTGGCTGCCAGATCCACTGCACG GTAGCCATCGACTTCACAGCCTCCAACGGTGACCCAAGGAACAGCTGCTCCCTCCACCACATCAACCCTTACCAGCCCAATGAGTACCTCAGGGCACTGGTGGCTGTGGGCGAGGTCTGCCAGGACTATGACAG TGACAAGCGATTTTCTGCTTTGGGATTTGGAGCCCGGATCCCTCCCAAGTATGAG GTGTCCCACGACTTTGCCATCAATTTCAACCCTGAGGATGATGAATGTGAAG GAATCCAGGGCGTGGTGGAAGCTTACCAGAACTGCCTGCCTAAGGTCCAGCTCTATGGCCCCACCAACGTGGCACCCATCATCTCCAAGGTGGCCCGCATGGCAGCAGCTGAGGAGCGCACAGGGGAGGCCTCT CAATACTACATACTCCTGATCCTCACGGATGGTGTGGTAACTGACATGTCAGACACTCGAGAGGCCATTGTCCGCGCCTCCCATCTGCCCATGTCCGTCATCATCGTTGGGGTGGGCAATGCTGACTTCACTGATATGCAGATCCTAGACGGCGATGATGGAGTCCTGCGTTCCCCACGCGGGGAGCCCGCGCTCCGTGACATCGTCCAGTTTGTGCCCTTCCGTGAACTCAAGAAC GCGTCCCCTGCAGCACTGGCCAAGTGTGTGTTGGCCGAGGTGCCCAAGCAGGTGGTTGAGTATTACAGCCACAAGGAACTGCCTCCACGCAGCCTTGGTGCCCAACCTGGAGGGGCTGGTCCCAGCTCAGCACCATGA
- the Cpne7 gene encoding copine-7 isoform X2 translates to MELGRAGQRLHRSASSGPGKRTDCPACHLSSHWVDRTEVVKSSLHPVFSKVFTVDYYFEEVQKLRFEVYDTHGPSGLSCQDDDFLGGMECTLGQIVAQKKMTRPLLLRFGRNAGKSTITVIAEDISGNNGYVELSFQARKLDDKDLFSKSDPFLELYRVNDDGSEQLVYRTEVVKNNLNPVWESFKLSLNSLCSCEETRPLKCLVWDYDSRGKHDFIGEFTTTFTEMQKAFEEEQAQWDCVNAKYKQKKRNYKNSGVVVLTDLKLHRVHSFLDYIMGGCQIHCTVAIDFTASNGDPRNSCSLHHINPYQPNEYLRALVAVGEVCQDYDSDKRFSALGFGARIPPKYEVSHDFAINFNPEDDECEGIQGVVEAYQNCLPKVQLYGPTNVAPIISKVARMAAAEERTGEASQYYILLILTDGVVTDMSDTREAIVRASHLPMSVIIVGVGNADFTDMQILDGDDGVLRSPRGEPALRDIVQFVPFRELKNASPAALAKCVLAEVPKQVVEYYSHKELPPRSLGAQPGGAGPSSAP, encoded by the exons ATGGAGCTGGGCAGGGCTGGACAGCGACTCCATCGTTCAGCTTCAAGTGGCCCTGGCAAGAGGACTGACTGCCCAGCCTGTCACCTGTCTTCTCACTGG GTGGACAGAACCGAGGTGGTAAAGAGCAGCCTGCACCCCGTGTTCTCCAAGGTCTTCACTGTCGACTATTACTTCGAGGAGGTGCAGAAGCTACGGTTTGAGGTGTATGACACCCACGGGCCTAGTGGGCTGAGTTGCCAGGATGACGACTTCCTAGGGGGCATGGAGTGTACCTTGGGGCAA ATTGTGGCCCAGAAGAAAATGACGCGCCCGTTGCTGTTGAGATTCGGCAGAAACGCTGGCAAATCCACCATCACG GTGATAGCCGAGGACATCTCTGGGAACAACGGCTATGTGGAGCTCTCCTTCCAAGCCCGGAAGCTGGACGACAAG GACCTCTTCAGCAAGTCGGACCCCTTCCTAGAGTTGTATCGGGTCAACGATGACGGGAGTGAGCAGCTGGTGTACAGGACAGAG GTAGTGAAGAATAACCTGAACCCAGTGTGGGAATCCTTCAAGTTGTCACTGAATTCCCTCTGCAGCTGCGAGGAGACAAGGCCTCTGAAG TGCCTGGTCTGGGACTATGACTCTAGAGGGAAGCATGACTTCATCGGCGAGTTCACCACCACCTTCACAGAGATGCAGAAGGCCTTCGAGGAGGAGCAG gCCCAGTGGGACTGTGTGAATGCCAAGTACAAACAGAAGAAGCGCAATTACAAGAATTCTGGGGTGGTGGTCCTGACAGACCTGAAG CTCCACAGGGTCCACTCCTTCCTGGATTACATCATGGGTGGCTGCCAGATCCACTGCACG GTAGCCATCGACTTCACAGCCTCCAACGGTGACCCAAGGAACAGCTGCTCCCTCCACCACATCAACCCTTACCAGCCCAATGAGTACCTCAGGGCACTGGTGGCTGTGGGCGAGGTCTGCCAGGACTATGACAG TGACAAGCGATTTTCTGCTTTGGGATTTGGAGCCCGGATCCCTCCCAAGTATGAG GTGTCCCACGACTTTGCCATCAATTTCAACCCTGAGGATGATGAATGTGAAG GAATCCAGGGCGTGGTGGAAGCTTACCAGAACTGCCTGCCTAAGGTCCAGCTCTATGGCCCCACCAACGTGGCACCCATCATCTCCAAGGTGGCCCGCATGGCAGCAGCTGAGGAGCGCACAGGGGAGGCCTCT CAATACTACATACTCCTGATCCTCACGGATGGTGTGGTAACTGACATGTCAGACACTCGAGAGGCCATTGTCCGCGCCTCCCATCTGCCCATGTCCGTCATCATCGTTGGGGTGGGCAATGCTGACTTCACTGATATGCAGATCCTAGACGGCGATGATGGAGTCCTGCGTTCCCCACGCGGGGAGCCCGCGCTCCGTGACATCGTCCAGTTTGTGCCCTTCCGTGAACTCAAGAAC GCGTCCCCTGCAGCACTGGCCAAGTGTGTGTTGGCCGAGGTGCCCAAGCAGGTGGTTGAGTATTACAGCCACAAGGAACTGCCTCCACGCAGCCTTGGTGCCCAACCTGGAGGGGCTGGTCCCAGCTCAGCACCATGA